A stretch of Tigriopus californicus strain San Diego chromosome 11, Tcal_SD_v2.1, whole genome shotgun sequence DNA encodes these proteins:
- the LOC131890729 gene encoding heme-binding protein 1-like, giving the protein MKFLLLLILNLGLALAAPAQEEPASYLGNLVSRATEFVSDFFSEYDEPAYKVVRTIGDSQVEERKYPGGLAWACTDEENAANGDENIFWRLFQYIQGQNEGGVKIAMTTPVKMERFPGEKGERNMCFYLKPYTDQEPPAPTNAKISIVRSPEMNIYTRRVGGYMDDADWDYEFNSLKTFLKANNVADFNEDKYYANGYDSPMMFYNRRNEVWVTKE; this is encoded by the exons ATGAAATTCCTTTTGTTGCTCATATTGAACCTGGGTCTAGCTCTGGCTGCCCCAGCTCAAGAAGAACCCGCCTCCTATTTGGGAAATCTG GTATCAAGAGCTACAGAGTTTGTTAGTGACTTCTTTTCCGAATACGATGAGCCTGCTTACAAAGTCGTCCGAACGATTGGAGATTCCCAG GTTGAAGAGCGCAAATATCCCGGTGGATTAGCATGGGCTTGTACCGATGAGGAGAACGCAGCCAATGGAGATGAAAACATCTTTTGGAGGTTATTCCAgtacattcaaggacaaaaCGAAGGAG GTGTGAAAATCGCAATGACCACCCCcgtgaaaatggaaagatttCCCGGGGAGAAAGGAGAGCGAAACATGTGCTTTTATTTGAAACCCTACACTGATCAAGAACCGCCAGCACCCACCAATGCAAAGATCTCCATCGTCCGAAGTCCTGAGATGAACATTTACACCAG ACGAGTCGGCGGATACATGGACGATGCCGATTGGGATTATGAATTCAATTCCTTGAAGACCTTTTTGAAGGCCAACAATGTGGCTGACTTCAATGAAGACAAATATTACGCCAA